Part of the Streptomyces europaeiscabiei genome is shown below.
AGAACAGCAGCGAGGTGCCCAGATCGCGTTCCAGGACCAGGACGCCGACGCTCAGCAGCCAGATGGTGACGATCGGGCCGAGGACGCGCCCGGTGGGCAGTTGGAGGCGCTTGAACCGCCAGATCTGGCGCCCGGCGTACGCCAGCGCGTTGCGGTTCGCCGCGAGATAGCTGGCGAAGAACAGCGCGAGCAGCACCTTCGCGAACTCGCCCGGCTGGAGGGAGAACCCGGCGATCCGCACCCAGATCCGGGCCCCGTTGACCGGCGGGAACAGGATCGGCAGCGCCAGCAGGGCCAGCGCGGCCACCACCGAGACGTACGCGTACCGCTGCAGCACCCGGTGGTCGCGCAGCAGGGCCACGACCGTGATGAACAGCGCCACCCCGAGCGTCGACCAGTTCAGCTGCGCGGGCGCCGCCAGGTCGGCCGGGGTCTCCAGGTCGAGCCGGTGGATCAGCACCAGGCCAAGTCCGTTGAGGAGCACCGCGATCGGCAGCAGCAGCGGATCGGCGTACGGCGCCCGCAGACGCACCACCAGATGGGCCAGCAGCGCGAGCACGCCGAGTCCGGCGCCGTAGTCGAGGGCGCCGGGCGGGACGGTGCCGTTCTTCGCCAGGCCGACGGCGCAGTAGCCGTACACGGAGAGCAGGACGGCCACGACGGTGAGGGTGAGCTCGACGCCTCGGCGCCGGAGCAGGCGTACGGCGGGCGGGGACGGCTCAGGGGGATCCGCCGCCAGGGTCGTTCCGGCTTTGGTGGTCATGCCCGGAACTTACCCAAATGAGGTGCCTTGTGGGTCTTGTCGCTCAGGCGCACGAGCGTGGCGTTTTGAAGGCCTCGATGTAGCGGGCCGAGCCCC
Proteins encoded:
- a CDS encoding FtsW/RodA/SpoVE family cell cycle protein, with the protein product MTTKAGTTLAADPPEPSPPAVRLLRRRGVELTLTVVAVLLSVYGYCAVGLAKNGTVPPGALDYGAGLGVLALLAHLVVRLRAPYADPLLLPIAVLLNGLGLVLIHRLDLETPADLAAPAQLNWSTLGVALFITVVALLRDHRVLQRYAYVSVVAALALLALPILFPPVNGARIWVRIAGFSLQPGEFAKVLLALFFASYLAANRNALAYAGRQIWRFKRLQLPTGRVLGPIVTIWLLSVGVLVLERDLGTSLLFFGLFVIMLYVATGRTGWIAVGLLLACVGAVAVGWLEPHVHSRVEDWLHPFASIEAGRGPNQLAQSLFSFAAGGLLGTGLGLGHSVLIGFAAKSDFILATAGEELGLAGLAAIFLLYALLVERGFRTGLALRDPFGRLLATGLASIVALQVFVIAGGVTGLIPLTGMAMPFLAQGGSSVVTNWIIVALLMRMSDSARRQYDHGRLPRGPLDGPEVRGA